A window from Cinclus cinclus chromosome 4, bCinCin1.1, whole genome shotgun sequence encodes these proteins:
- the TSPAN33 gene encoding tetraspanin-33 — translation MAKRVAAPARPLGDDFSFVSPVAKYVLFFFNLLFWVIAMVMVAVGVYARLLKHAEAAVACLAVDPAILLIMVGILTFLITFCGCVGSLRENICLLQVFSVCLTIIFLLQLAAGVLGFVFSDEARGKVSEIINGAIVHYRDDLDLQNLIDFGQKEFSCCGGVSYKDWSQNMYFNCTATNPSRERCSVPFSCCLHDPDQAVINTMCGHGMQARGYLEASAFIHTNGCIDKLVNWTHSNLFLLGCITLGLALPQLVGIVLAQLLINQIRDQIKLQLYNQQHRADPWY, via the exons ATGGCGAAGAGGGTGGCGGCCCCCGCCAGGCCCCTCGGGGACGATTTCTCCTTCGTGAGCCCGGTGGCCAAGTACGTGCTCTTCTTCTTCAATCTGCTCTTCTGG GTGATAGCCATGGTGATGGTGGCCGTGGGGGTTTATGCCCGGCTGCTGAAGCATGCAG AAGCGGCCGTGGCATGCCTGGCGGTGGACCCTGCCATCCTCCTCATCATGGTGGGCATCCTCACCTTCCTCATCACATTCTGCGGCTGTGTCGGCTCCTTGCGGGAGAACAtctgcctgctgcaggtg TTCTCTGTCTGCTTGACCATCatcttcctcctgcagctggcGGCCGGCGTGCTGGGCTTTGTCTTCTCTGATGAG GCACGCGGGAAAGTCAGCGAGATCATCAACGGGGCCATCGTGCATTACCGGGATGACCTGGACCTGCAGAACCTCATTGATTTTGGGCAGAAGGAG TTCAGCTGCTGTGGGGGTGTCTCCTACAAGGACTGGTCCCAGAACATGTACTTCAACTGCACGGCCACCAACCCCAGCCGCGAGCGCTGCTCCGtgcccttctcctgctgcctgcacgACCCTGACCAG GCTGTCATCAACACCATGTGTGGCCATGGGATGCAGGCCAGGGGCTACCTGGAGGCCAGTGCTTTCATCCACACCAACGGCTGCATCGACAAGCTGGTCAACTGGACCCACAGCAACCTCTTCCTGCTGGGGTGCATCACCCTGgggctggccctgccccag CTGGTGGGCATCGTCCTGGCTCAGCTGCTCATCAACCAGATCCGCGATCAGATCAAGCTGCAGCTGTACAACCAGCAGCACCGGGCAGACCCCTGGTACTGA